Within the Glycine max cultivar Williams 82 chromosome 12, Glycine_max_v4.0, whole genome shotgun sequence genome, the region CTGCACAACCATACAATCAGCCTCAACCACGAGTTTTGCATATGAACAAAAGAAATCCCGTCCTTTTAGGCCCTTTGAAAATGCACCCAAAGTTAAAAATGATGGCAATGCAACATAAAACAACAACTAGAAACAACAAAACAGATAAAAGCATGTAATTAACCCCATCCCTAGATGAACCTGCACTGCATATCTGGCCTAAATATGTTACGGTGATGTGCAGAAGGAGCCTCAGGATCAGACGTATTGTGTAGAATATTgtacttttttttccctttgaaCACAAGGAAAGTTCCTCTTAATTGTTTTTGTCTGTGGTTTACAATATGAAAAAGTTGAGTGAGGATGTTATTGTCttgacccttttttttttaaggtcaGTGTGGTAATTAGGATGCGAAGACACGAGAGATAAATTCAgagaaagcaaataaaaattgaaagttaGTAAAACAAAGATTAAGAGTAGCCTACCCATTTAATCTATTACCATTCAAATATACGAtccttaaaataaaacaaattacttgaataattccaaaaatattataaattatgttaagtAGTACTAACTACTAAGtattaaaatactatttaaatTAGTTCATGAATTTTACTTTAGGGACTAAACTGACTGAACAATTGAAagcttacttaaaaaaataatattattttagggaCTATTTCAAGAGAGAGAATAATGTTAGATTaacaaaaattgttttcttttaattaaaaaattaactgctACTGTAACTCCACAAATATTCAGTTCGTGAAACGAGGGTCATGAATGAAGCTGTGAGAAGAAGCAGCTATTTTCTTTTGCACATATTAACAGAAATCTCAATCAACacaaaatgccaaaaaaaaaatcagtccctcactcacactcccaaaaatggtaatttaaaaaaaaaaagctctaGAATCAGAAAGACTCCAGGAAACAGTAGATTAATAATTGATATGATCAAACAACTCTCAATTGTATATTGTGTGATCCAAGATTGCGCATATCTTGTTTTGGAAAGTAGTTTCAAAAGGGTAGAGGCAGATCTCAGTGAAAACCAGGTTAAAAGGGCtgataattttagtttaattatggAGATACAGGATGGATTGGATAGTTAAGAGAGAACAGAAGGAAAGGAAGATCGTAGGTTCAATCATCCTGCTAAGAAAAGAATTAAGCATTAATGACTAACATTTGccgaaaaaaattatagtttaattattttaccttCATGTTTGCAGTGAGGCGGATCTTCAAAGAGGGAGAGCGAGAGCTGTTTGTGGGCGAGGCCAATGTCAAACAGTATCAACCCCGAGGAGGGGTCATTTACGATTATGTCCTTGACGGGTAGCCACACGAAGAGCTCCTCTTGCTGGAGACCCTCCACTCCTATGAGGCTTCCATAGGTGAGGTTGGCGGTGACGACTTGCTCGAAGAGGACTCTGTTCTCGTATTTGGTCAGGCACGGCGCGTCAAGGAAGACTTCCAAGTGGCCGGTTTCGGAGAAGCTGTAGGATTTCACCTCCTCTGGGAGGAGGCCGGGGGGCAAGCCTTTGGAGCGGAGAAGGTCGTGGATGGAGGGAGAGGGGGAGGAGAGAGAAAGTTGgaggaggagagagagagagagagagagaaagagtgtGAATgtgaagaaggaggaggaggagggagTGTTAAAGATTGCTGTTGCTCTTGCTGCCATGGTGGGGTGGTTTGCTTAgaccaaaaagagaaaaaagaacatGAGGGGGTTTAAGCTTTAAGGggagtttcttttcttttgatgaGGGTGGAAAATGTAGAGACTGTTTAAGAAAAGGTTATTGGTGTGTGGAGTGACTATGTTGCCCTTGGTTGTTGGTGATcaactttcttttcatttcatttttattttttaaatccgGATCTACTTGGGATTTCTTATTTCTAATTCAGCTGATTCAAAAAGTTGAGTCAGTGTTACAAACATTTGTTGTGTTCACACgtgtgaaaattatttatttaacagaAGAACTATGTTTAATTCTCAGTAcatataaaattttctcataCTAATAATAGTCATTCATTAAGAGTGAGATTTTTAATTCTATGAATTAAGAAACATTCATGATTTctgattgaagataaaaaaaactttgaatttaattaagttCTCTTCAACTTCGATTACAATTTTACTTCTAAGCTAGAAATCAAACTCCAGAATTTAGTTAAACAACTAAGTTTCAataatatcttgttatctacTTTGGTTGTGTGGTGGTGTGGGTCTTGGATGATGGATGGATGACTTTTGAGGTTTAATTTGCAACCATATTTTATGACCTATGCTGGTTACTATACTCTACTCAATATCAAACTATATATGTCTCAACTACATCTTACGTTGATTTGTTTTATGCTTATAAATGTAGTTGTTGGTCCTTTGCTTGAATGTATGTTGTAACTTATCTTGAAAGTTCCAAGCATTGTTAGTACATGCTAAAATAATTATGACCCTTGCTTGACCTTAATTATTACCTCTTACCCTTGCCCGTAAGTAAAAGCAAAATACTGCTTTCATGTCTACTACTCTCTAGCATCTCATTTTCAATATACCGTAATAAcgatatatatttctttttttcttttgacaaaTACCATAGGTATTCTCTGTAAGAAGCAATTTTGATTGCGATGAATAGAATTGT harbors:
- the LOC100790931 gene encoding uncharacterized protein; translation: MAARATAIFNTPSSSSFFTFTLFLSLSLSLLLQLSLSSPSPSIHDLLRSKGLPPGLLPEEVKSYSFSETGHLEVFLDAPCLTKYENRVLFEQVVTANLTYGSLIGVEGLQQEELFVWLPVKDIIVNDPSSGLILFDIGLAHKQLSLSLFEDPPHCKHEGGLRNHVRKEKGFEALR